The following proteins are encoded in a genomic region of Alistipes shahii WAL 8301:
- the rplU gene encoding 50S ribosomal protein L21 — MYVIVEIAGQQFKAEKGRKLYVHRLQGEENSSVSFDKVLLTDNDGQVKVGAPVVKGAAVKCKILKHLKDDKVLVFKKKRRTGYQKCNGHRQYLTQILVEEIVA; from the coding sequence ATGTACGTTATAGTAGAGATTGCAGGTCAGCAATTTAAAGCTGAAAAAGGTCGGAAACTTTATGTCCACCGTCTTCAGGGCGAAGAAAATTCGTCCGTAAGTTTCGACAAAGTCCTGCTCACAGACAACGACGGTCAGGTTAAAGTCGGCGCACCTGTAGTGAAAGGCGCCGCAGTGAAGTGCAAGATCCTGAAGCATCTGAAGGATGACAAGGTTCTGGTGTTCAAAAAGAAACGTCGCACGGGCTACCAGAAGTGCAACGGACACCGCCAGTACCTGACGCAGATTCTCGTCGAGGAAATCGTTGCATAA